A genome region from Candidatus Thorarchaeota archaeon includes the following:
- a CDS encoding L-2-amino-thiazoline-4-carboxylic acid hydrolase, with amino-acid sequence MRKPTADEVRKANMETLAAAHAVYVESMREFGGREGLANLGEANRIHGKELGEGAIEDGALRKGDLRSIYEFFEAAHPFFGFGLELLDVDEHSLRLKVHSCPWIDTFKSKGAQEDICQWVCKMDEGIGQAVNPDLEMTIPKCMMRGDDYCIYHWEES; translated from the coding sequence TCTTGCTGCTGCCCATGCTGTATATGTAGAATCTATGCGAGAATTTGGTGGCAGAGAGGGTCTTGCAAATCTGGGAGAAGCGAATCGAATCCATGGAAAAGAACTGGGTGAAGGTGCCATAGAAGATGGTGCGCTTAGGAAAGGCGACCTTCGCTCTATATACGAATTCTTCGAAGCTGCCCATCCCTTCTTTGGTTTCGGACTTGAATTGCTTGATGTGGACGAGCATTCGTTGCGTCTGAAGGTACACTCCTGCCCGTGGATTGACACTTTCAAGTCCAAGGGAGCACAGGAAGACATCTGCCAATGGGTCTGCAAAATGGATGAGGGAATTGGGCAGGCTGTCAATCCCGATCTAGAAATGACTATACCAAAGTGTATGATGCGTGGCGACGATTATTGCATCTATCATTGGGAGGAATCCTAG
- a CDS encoding RraA family protein: MTNKKTDLLNRVLKLYVAAVSDAADELDLSPVCMNADIRPITKNTRMAGFARTGKLLRAPVQRSYDEEQLHDFMSLATKAEEGDIVAITSSGATDCSVWGQVLTRIGKPRGLRGAVVDGTSRDIHDINRMDFPVFARGRHPATMRGRLDMESVGEPIVCGGVRVTPGDLIFGDGDGVVVIPQDRVEEVITAAEEVVGTDTWWAGKLEDGENPHDLHEEKPIP; this comes from the coding sequence TTGACCAACAAAAAGACTGACCTTTTGAACCGCGTTCTGAAGCTTTACGTAGCGGCTGTTTCAGACGCAGCTGATGAGCTTGACCTATCTCCAGTATGCATGAATGCCGATATTCGTCCTATCACCAAAAACACAAGAATGGCTGGTTTTGCTCGCACAGGGAAATTGCTCCGTGCACCAGTTCAAAGGTCGTACGATGAAGAACAGCTCCACGATTTCATGAGTTTAGCAACTAAGGCGGAAGAAGGCGATATTGTCGCCATAACAAGCTCTGGAGCCACAGATTGCTCTGTGTGGGGGCAGGTTCTAACCCGAATAGGAAAACCAAGAGGTCTGAGAGGAGCTGTTGTGGATGGCACTTCTCGGGATATCCATGATATCAATCGGATGGATTTTCCTGTATTTGCTCGTGGTAGACATCCTGCAACGATGAGAGGCCGGCTTGACATGGAATCAGTAGGCGAGCCTATCGTGTGTGGAGGCGTGAGAGTGACACCTGGGGATTTGATTTTTGGTGATGGTGATGGAGTCGTGGTGATTCCTCAGGATCGAGTTGAAGAGGTAATTACGGCTGCCGAGGAAGTCGTTGGGACTGATACTTGGTGGGCCGGAAAACTCGAAGATGGCGAAAATCCTCATGATCTTCATGAAGAGAAGCCTATCCCATAG